The Microcaecilia unicolor chromosome 6, aMicUni1.1, whole genome shotgun sequence genome includes a window with the following:
- the NAIF1 gene encoding nuclear apoptosis-inducing factor 1, translated as MATPAKKRKMNFSEREVEIIVEELEKQKHVLINHFNAGVPLLTKNSAWQHILKRVNAVTTCQRQLTEVKKKWSDLKTEVRRKVAQVRVAMEGEGDVASAPVILTPMQQRICNLLGEATIINLPTSDCTAEIPVQVPISSATTVTLTQIPAETTYHTLEDGVVEYCTAETSTVTAEAPVEMLAQHTDVSVKPQELKSRIALNSAKLLQEQRVTNLHVKEIAQHLEQQNDLLQMIRRSQEVQACAQERQAQAMEGTQAALSALIQLIRPMIKDFRRFLQSHTASTMAGVEPSQGTQNGQEGSIQ; from the exons ATGGCTACTCCAGCCAAGAAGCGGAAGATGAATTTCTCCGAGCGGGAGGTGGAGATAATTGTAGAAGAGCTGGAGAAGCAGAAGCATGTCCTTATTAACCATTTTAACGCGGGCGTGCCCCTGCTCACCAAGAACAGCGCCTGGCAGCACATCCTGAAGCGCGTCAACGCCGTCACTACCTGCCAGCGGCAGCTAACTGAGGTGAAAAAGAAGTGGTCCGATCTGAAGACGGAGGTGCGTCGCAAGGTGGCGCAGGTGCGGGtggccatggagggggagggagatgtgGCATCCGCCCCTGTTATCCTCACACCCATGCAGCAGCGCATCTGCAATCTATTGGGCGAAGCTACCATAATCAACCTACCCACCAGCGATTGCACTGCTGAGATCCCGGTGCAGGTGCCCATCAGCTCTGCTACCACCGTCACACTGACCCAGA TTCCTGCAGAAACAACTTACCACACCTTAGAGGATGGGGTGGTAGAGTACTGCACAGCTGAGACCTCAACGGTCACTGCTGAGGCGCCTGTGGAGATGTTGGCACAACACACAGATGTGTCTGTAAAACCACAAGAACTGAAGAGTCGAATTGCCCTGAATTCTGCCAAACTTCTGCAGGAGCAGCGAGTGACCAACCTACACGTGAAAGAAATTGCCCAGCACCTGGAGCAACAGAATGACCTGCTGCAGATGATCCGCCGTTCTCAAGAAGTACAGGCTTGTGCACAGGAGCGCCAGGCGCAAGCCATGGAAGGAACTCAGGCTGCTCTTAGCGCGCTCATTCAACTCATTCGCCCCATGATTAAAGATTTCCGTAGATTCTTACAGAGCCACACAGCCAGTACCATGGCAGGTGTTGAGCCTAGCCAGGGAACCCAGAACGGACAGGAGGGCAGCATTCAGTGA